The sequence below is a genomic window from Candidatus Methanoplasma termitum.
CGGTCATTCCTGTCTTCTCGGCAACCTTTACGAACAACTCATCGCGGCTCTGCCTTACTATCTGTGCGGCCTGTTGTATGTTTATACCGTATGTCGATCCAAGCCTCTTGGCTATCTCTTCGGGATACTCCGGCATATTCTCTTTCAGGCGTTTCATTCTTTCTTCGGTGATCGATATCGGCGGAACATCCGTTTCCGGGTACATCCTTGCGGCTCCGGGAAGCGGCCTTGAGAACCTTGTCGTACCGTCCGGGAGAGGATCCCTGGTCTCTTCGGGCACGCCGTTAATGGCGAAGTTCGCTCTCATAACCGCTACTTTCAACGCATCGGTGGCTTTCTTCTCTTTCTCTGCGCATATTACGAACGCATCTTCGGAAGACAGTTTGAAATGTGCTCTCAGCGCGTCGACATATTCCTTCTCTATCCCATAATTGGGAAGTTCGTCCGAATGGAATATTCCTTTCACTCCTCTGGTCCTGGCATATTGGGCCATCTCCGAACCGAGTCTGAGTTTTCCGTTGTCTCCGTTCAGTACGCCGGCGAACCCCGGAAGTTTTACGGCGATGACCTTTCCCTTGTCACTGAGTGCGCTTTTGATAACTTTGGAGGAACTCCTTGAGAACATTTCAGTAACATCGACGGGCAGGAACTCGACGGTCTTCGCTTTCCTCTCGCTCAGGATGCTCTTTATTTTTATGAGCATCTTCTGCCTCTCCATCTCATTCCTTACATAGTCTGGAAGCAGCCTGAGCTCCTGAGCTCCTTTGATCTCGACCCTTGCCCCTCCCGGGATCGAGATGTTTATGTCCTCTCTTATTGTTCCTATTCCGCGTTTTACCTTCTTCGTCGCTCTCAGAATGGAACCGAGTCTGAGTGCGACCTCCATGACCTCCTCGGGGGTCTCCATGTCCGGTGCCGTCGCCACTTCGATAAGCGGTATCCCAAGCCTGTCCATCCTCCATAATACGACATTCCCGGATGCTTCGACCTTCCTTGCGGAATCCTCTTCCAGACAGACCGATGATATCCCTATTTTCTTACCATTGACCTCGACAGCTCCGTCCATTGATATCAGTGCCGTTCTTTGATAGCCTGTGGTGTTGGAGCCGTCTATGGCGATCTTCCTCATGAAATGCACTTCATCCACAATGTTAGCGTTCAGCATCAT
It includes:
- the gatE gene encoding Glu-tRNA(Gln) amidotransferase subunit GatE; translation: MSKERELKCGIEIHQQLDTKKLFCDCESTLMDEGYGAFYRRLRPTAGESGEIDRAALAQYEKGEGFRYQCCERCTCLCELDEEPPHNVNEEAMDTSLTFSMMLNANIVDEVHFMRKIAIDGSNTTGYQRTALISMDGAVEVNGKKIGISSVCLEEDSARKVEASGNVVLWRMDRLGIPLIEVATAPDMETPEEVMEVALRLGSILRATKKVKRGIGTIREDINISIPGGARVEIKGAQELRLLPDYVRNEMERQKMLIKIKSILSERKAKTVEFLPVDVTEMFSRSSSKVIKSALSDKGKVIAVKLPGFAGVLNGDNGKLRLGSEMAQYARTRGVKGIFHSDELPNYGIEKEYVDALRAHFKLSSEDAFVICAEKEKKATDALKVAVMRANFAINGVPEETRDPLPDGTTRFSRPLPGAARMYPETDVPPISITEERMKRLKENMPEYPEEIAKRLGSTYGINIQQAAQIVRQSRDELFVKVAEKTGMTAAAATTLTNTYTELERENIDPDSISEAKIIELFKLLKENKFSKEALPSLLREIAEGTEIKEAVCKLGLEAVDCGEASKIIASIIKEREEFVRSKGMDAIGPLMGPVMAALRGKIDGKQANELLAQEIKKLMG